A single Drosophila miranda strain MSH22 chromosome XR, D.miranda_PacBio2.1, whole genome shotgun sequence DNA region contains:
- the LOC108151209 gene encoding transcription initiation factor TFIID subunit 6 isoform X2, with protein MSGKLTKASSASSSMLYGSVYSAESIKVIAESIGVGTLSDDAAKELGEDISIKLKRIVQDAAKFSNHAKRQKILISDIDMSLKLRNVEPQYGFVSKDNIPFRFATGGGRELHFTEDKEIDLSEITANNAVKIPLDTTLRSHWFVVEGIQPTVPENPPPLSKDSQFVDSVNPVIKLDQGLNKDAAGKPTTGKIHKLKNVETIHVKQLATHELSVEQQLYYKEITEACVGSDEPRRGEALQSLGSDPGLHEMLPRMCTFIAEGVKVNVVQNNLALLIYLMRMVRALLDNPSLFLEKYLHELIPSVMTCIVSKQLCMRPELDNHWALRDFASRLMAQICKTFNTLTNNLQTRVTRIFSKALQNDKTHLSSLYGSIAGLSELGGEVIKVFIIPRLAFISERIEPHLLGTSISNTDKTAAGHIRAMLQKCCPPILKQMRPHPDIADEYKSDFGFLGPSLCQAVVKARAAPANMVTISSNTINTAPITSAAQTATAIGRVTIPSSQRQGPVVSTLPQIRALQSNQQPQKFVIVTQNAQQQQSQQAKVVRRGSSPHSVVLSAASIAANTSNSNSSSGSGNVSNLNSGGSLLSSRSNDNVCSTLDANSLIIETEIVRAPPELDDLTHLE; from the exons ATGAGCGGAAAGCTTACAAAGGCAAGCAGCGCCTCCAGCAGCATGCTATACGGCTCCGTATACTCTGCGGAATCAATAAAAGTAATTGCCGAGAGCATTGGCGTGGGCACCTTGTCGGACGATGCGGCCAAGGAGCTGGGCGAAGACATATCCATCAAGCTGAAGCGCATTGTCCAAGATGCGGCCAAGTTCAGTAACCATGCCAAGCGGCAGAAGATCCTGATCAGCGACATCGACATGTCACTGAAGCTGCGCAATGTGGAGCCGCAGTATGGATTTGTGTCCAAGGATAACATTCCCTTTCGCTTCGCCACGGGCGGCGGTCGCGAGCTGCACTTCACCGAGGACAAGGAGATCGATTTGAGTGAAATCACAGCCAACAACGCGGTGAAGATACCACTGGACACAACCCTACGCTCCCACTGGTTTGTGGTGGAGGGCATACAGCCCACGGTGCCGGAGAATCCGCCGCCGCTCTCGAAAGACTCGCAGTTCGTGGACTCGGTCAATCCGGTGATCAAACTGGACCAAGGCCTGAACAAGGATGCTGCCGGAAAGCCAACCACTGGAAAGATTCACAAGCTCAAGAACGTGGAGACCATCCACGTCAAGCAGCTGGCCACGCACGAGTTGTCCGTGGAGCAGCAGTTGTACTACAAAGAGATCACCGAGGCCTGCGTCGGCTCCGATGAGCCACGCCGCGGCGAGGCCCTGCAGTCGTTGGGCTCTGATCCTGGCCTGCACGAGATGCTGCCTCGCATGTGCACTTTCATAGCCGAGGGCGTCAAGGTCAATGTGGTGCAGAACAATCTGGCTCTGCTCATCTATCTGATGCGCATGGTGCGTGCCCTCCTGGACAATCCATCCCTCTTCCTGGAGAAATAC CTTCATGAACTAATACCCTCGGTGATGACCTGCATTGTGTCCAAGCAGCTTTGCATGCGCCCCGAGCTGGACAACCACTGGGCATTGCGAGACTTCGCCTCCCGCCTGATGGCCCAGATCTGCAAGACCTTCAACACATTGACCAACAATCTGCAGACTCGTGTGACGCG CATCTTCAGCAAGGCTCTGCAGAACGATAAGACACATCTGTCGTCGCTGTACGGCTCGATTGCGGGCCTGTCGGAACTGGGAGGGGAGGTCATCAAGGTGTTTATCATACCGCGGCTCGCATTCATCTCGGAACGCATCGAGCCCCACCTGCTGGGCACCTCCATCAGCAACACGGACAAGACTGCCGCGGGACACATACGCGCAATGCTTCAGAAATGCTGCCCCCCGATACTGAAGCAAATGCGTCCGCACCCAGACATAGCCGACGAGTACAAATCGGACTTTGGCTTTCTGGGTCCGTCGCTGTGTCAGGCCGTGGTGAAGGCGCGTGCCGCTCCGGCCAACATGGTCACGATCTCCTCGAACACCATTAACACGGCGCCCATCACGAGTGCCGCTCAGACCGCCACTGCCATTGGACGCGTTACAATCCCCAGCTCGCAACGTCAAGG CCCTGTAGTCTCGACCCTGCCTCAGATACGCGCCCTTCAGTCCAATCAGCAGCCGCAAAAGTTCGTGATAGTCACACAGAacgcacagcagcagcaatcccAGCAGGCAAAAGTGGTGCGCAGGGGCAGCTCGCCGCATAGTGTGGTCCTGTCGGCCGCCTCCATTGCGGCGAACACTTCCAATTCGAACTCTTCCTCGGGCAGCGGCAACGTCAGCAACCTGAACAGTGGCGGCAGCCTGCTCTCCTCGCGGAGCAACGACAATGTGTGT AGCACCCTAGATGCCAACTCGCTGATCATCGAGACGGAAATTGTGCGCGCTCCGCCCGAACTGGACGATCTGACCCATCTCGAGTGA
- the LOC108151209 gene encoding transcription initiation factor TFIID subunit 6 isoform X1: MSGKLTKASSASSSMLYGSVYSAESIKVIAESIGVGTLSDDAAKELGEDISIKLKRIVQDAAKFSNHAKRQKILISDIDMSLKLRNVEPQYGFVSKDNIPFRFATGGGRELHFTEDKEIDLSEITANNAVKIPLDTTLRSHWFVVEGIQPTVPENPPPLSKDSQFVDSVNPVIKLDQGLNKDAAGKPTTGKIHKLKNVETIHVKQLATHELSVEQQLYYKEITEACVGSDEPRRGEALQSLGSDPGLHEMLPRMCTFIAEGVKVNVVQNNLALLIYLMRMVRALLDNPSLFLEKYLHELIPSVMTCIVSKQLCMRPELDNHWALRDFASRLMAQICKTFNTLTNNLQTRVTRIFSKALQNDKTHLSSLYGSIAGLSELGGEVIKVFIIPRLAFISERIEPHLLGTSISNTDKTAAGHIRAMLQKCCPPILKQMRPHPDIADEYKSDFGFLGPSLCQAVVKARAAPANMVTISSNTINTAPITSAAQTATAIGRVTIPSSQRQGSPVVSTLPQIRALQSNQQPQKFVIVTQNAQQQQSQQAKVVRRGSSPHSVVLSAASIAANTSNSNSSSGSGNVSNLNSGGSLLSSRSNDNVCSTLDANSLIIETEIVRAPPELDDLTHLE; the protein is encoded by the exons ATGAGCGGAAAGCTTACAAAGGCAAGCAGCGCCTCCAGCAGCATGCTATACGGCTCCGTATACTCTGCGGAATCAATAAAAGTAATTGCCGAGAGCATTGGCGTGGGCACCTTGTCGGACGATGCGGCCAAGGAGCTGGGCGAAGACATATCCATCAAGCTGAAGCGCATTGTCCAAGATGCGGCCAAGTTCAGTAACCATGCCAAGCGGCAGAAGATCCTGATCAGCGACATCGACATGTCACTGAAGCTGCGCAATGTGGAGCCGCAGTATGGATTTGTGTCCAAGGATAACATTCCCTTTCGCTTCGCCACGGGCGGCGGTCGCGAGCTGCACTTCACCGAGGACAAGGAGATCGATTTGAGTGAAATCACAGCCAACAACGCGGTGAAGATACCACTGGACACAACCCTACGCTCCCACTGGTTTGTGGTGGAGGGCATACAGCCCACGGTGCCGGAGAATCCGCCGCCGCTCTCGAAAGACTCGCAGTTCGTGGACTCGGTCAATCCGGTGATCAAACTGGACCAAGGCCTGAACAAGGATGCTGCCGGAAAGCCAACCACTGGAAAGATTCACAAGCTCAAGAACGTGGAGACCATCCACGTCAAGCAGCTGGCCACGCACGAGTTGTCCGTGGAGCAGCAGTTGTACTACAAAGAGATCACCGAGGCCTGCGTCGGCTCCGATGAGCCACGCCGCGGCGAGGCCCTGCAGTCGTTGGGCTCTGATCCTGGCCTGCACGAGATGCTGCCTCGCATGTGCACTTTCATAGCCGAGGGCGTCAAGGTCAATGTGGTGCAGAACAATCTGGCTCTGCTCATCTATCTGATGCGCATGGTGCGTGCCCTCCTGGACAATCCATCCCTCTTCCTGGAGAAATAC CTTCATGAACTAATACCCTCGGTGATGACCTGCATTGTGTCCAAGCAGCTTTGCATGCGCCCCGAGCTGGACAACCACTGGGCATTGCGAGACTTCGCCTCCCGCCTGATGGCCCAGATCTGCAAGACCTTCAACACATTGACCAACAATCTGCAGACTCGTGTGACGCG CATCTTCAGCAAGGCTCTGCAGAACGATAAGACACATCTGTCGTCGCTGTACGGCTCGATTGCGGGCCTGTCGGAACTGGGAGGGGAGGTCATCAAGGTGTTTATCATACCGCGGCTCGCATTCATCTCGGAACGCATCGAGCCCCACCTGCTGGGCACCTCCATCAGCAACACGGACAAGACTGCCGCGGGACACATACGCGCAATGCTTCAGAAATGCTGCCCCCCGATACTGAAGCAAATGCGTCCGCACCCAGACATAGCCGACGAGTACAAATCGGACTTTGGCTTTCTGGGTCCGTCGCTGTGTCAGGCCGTGGTGAAGGCGCGTGCCGCTCCGGCCAACATGGTCACGATCTCCTCGAACACCATTAACACGGCGCCCATCACGAGTGCCGCTCAGACCGCCACTGCCATTGGACGCGTTACAATCCCCAGCTCGCAACGTCAAGG AAGCCCTGTAGTCTCGACCCTGCCTCAGATACGCGCCCTTCAGTCCAATCAGCAGCCGCAAAAGTTCGTGATAGTCACACAGAacgcacagcagcagcaatcccAGCAGGCAAAAGTGGTGCGCAGGGGCAGCTCGCCGCATAGTGTGGTCCTGTCGGCCGCCTCCATTGCGGCGAACACTTCCAATTCGAACTCTTCCTCGGGCAGCGGCAACGTCAGCAACCTGAACAGTGGCGGCAGCCTGCTCTCCTCGCGGAGCAACGACAATGTGTGT AGCACCCTAGATGCCAACTCGCTGATCATCGAGACGGAAATTGTGCGCGCTCCGCCCGAACTGGACGATCTGACCCATCTCGAGTGA
- the LOC108151209 gene encoding transcription initiation factor TFIID subunit 6 isoform X3, with the protein MSGKLTKASSASSSMLYGSVYSAESIKVIAESIGVGTLSDDAAKELGEDISIKLKRIVQDAAKFSNHAKRQKILISDIDMSLKLRNVEPQYGFVSKDNIPFRFATGGGRELHFTEDKEIDLSEITANNAVKIPLDTTLRSHWFVVEGIQPTVPENPPPLSKDSQFVDSVNPVIKLDQGLNKDAAGKPTTGKIHKLKNVETIHVKQLATHELSVEQQLYYKEITEACVGSDEPRRGEALQSLGSDPGLHEMLPRMCTFIAEGVKVNVVQNNLALLIYLMRMVRALLDNPSLFLEKYLHELIPSVMTCIVSKQLCMRPELDNHWALRDFASRLMAQICKTFNTLTNNLQTRVTRIFSKALQNDKTHLSSLYGSIAGLSELGGEVIKVFIIPRLAFISERIEPHLLGTSISNTDKTAAGHIRAMLQKCCPPILKQMRPHPDIADEYKSDFGFLGPSLCQAVVKARAAPANMVTISSNTINTAPITSAAQTATAIGRVTIPSSQRQGSPVVSTLPQIRALQSNQQPQKFVIVTQNAQQQQSQQAKVVRRGSSPHSVVLSAASIAANTSNSNSSSGSGNVSNLNSGGSLLSSRSNDNSTLDANSLIIETEIVRAPPELDDLTHLE; encoded by the exons ATGAGCGGAAAGCTTACAAAGGCAAGCAGCGCCTCCAGCAGCATGCTATACGGCTCCGTATACTCTGCGGAATCAATAAAAGTAATTGCCGAGAGCATTGGCGTGGGCACCTTGTCGGACGATGCGGCCAAGGAGCTGGGCGAAGACATATCCATCAAGCTGAAGCGCATTGTCCAAGATGCGGCCAAGTTCAGTAACCATGCCAAGCGGCAGAAGATCCTGATCAGCGACATCGACATGTCACTGAAGCTGCGCAATGTGGAGCCGCAGTATGGATTTGTGTCCAAGGATAACATTCCCTTTCGCTTCGCCACGGGCGGCGGTCGCGAGCTGCACTTCACCGAGGACAAGGAGATCGATTTGAGTGAAATCACAGCCAACAACGCGGTGAAGATACCACTGGACACAACCCTACGCTCCCACTGGTTTGTGGTGGAGGGCATACAGCCCACGGTGCCGGAGAATCCGCCGCCGCTCTCGAAAGACTCGCAGTTCGTGGACTCGGTCAATCCGGTGATCAAACTGGACCAAGGCCTGAACAAGGATGCTGCCGGAAAGCCAACCACTGGAAAGATTCACAAGCTCAAGAACGTGGAGACCATCCACGTCAAGCAGCTGGCCACGCACGAGTTGTCCGTGGAGCAGCAGTTGTACTACAAAGAGATCACCGAGGCCTGCGTCGGCTCCGATGAGCCACGCCGCGGCGAGGCCCTGCAGTCGTTGGGCTCTGATCCTGGCCTGCACGAGATGCTGCCTCGCATGTGCACTTTCATAGCCGAGGGCGTCAAGGTCAATGTGGTGCAGAACAATCTGGCTCTGCTCATCTATCTGATGCGCATGGTGCGTGCCCTCCTGGACAATCCATCCCTCTTCCTGGAGAAATAC CTTCATGAACTAATACCCTCGGTGATGACCTGCATTGTGTCCAAGCAGCTTTGCATGCGCCCCGAGCTGGACAACCACTGGGCATTGCGAGACTTCGCCTCCCGCCTGATGGCCCAGATCTGCAAGACCTTCAACACATTGACCAACAATCTGCAGACTCGTGTGACGCG CATCTTCAGCAAGGCTCTGCAGAACGATAAGACACATCTGTCGTCGCTGTACGGCTCGATTGCGGGCCTGTCGGAACTGGGAGGGGAGGTCATCAAGGTGTTTATCATACCGCGGCTCGCATTCATCTCGGAACGCATCGAGCCCCACCTGCTGGGCACCTCCATCAGCAACACGGACAAGACTGCCGCGGGACACATACGCGCAATGCTTCAGAAATGCTGCCCCCCGATACTGAAGCAAATGCGTCCGCACCCAGACATAGCCGACGAGTACAAATCGGACTTTGGCTTTCTGGGTCCGTCGCTGTGTCAGGCCGTGGTGAAGGCGCGTGCCGCTCCGGCCAACATGGTCACGATCTCCTCGAACACCATTAACACGGCGCCCATCACGAGTGCCGCTCAGACCGCCACTGCCATTGGACGCGTTACAATCCCCAGCTCGCAACGTCAAGG AAGCCCTGTAGTCTCGACCCTGCCTCAGATACGCGCCCTTCAGTCCAATCAGCAGCCGCAAAAGTTCGTGATAGTCACACAGAacgcacagcagcagcaatcccAGCAGGCAAAAGTGGTGCGCAGGGGCAGCTCGCCGCATAGTGTGGTCCTGTCGGCCGCCTCCATTGCGGCGAACACTTCCAATTCGAACTCTTCCTCGGGCAGCGGCAACGTCAGCAACCTGAACAGTGGCGGCAGCCTGCTCTCCTCGCGGAGCAACGACAAT AGCACCCTAGATGCCAACTCGCTGATCATCGAGACGGAAATTGTGCGCGCTCCGCCCGAACTGGACGATCTGACCCATCTCGAGTGA
- the LOC108151213 gene encoding uncharacterized protein LOC108151213 isoform X1, with amino-acid sequence MHARFADPDPASPDSGDRIETETLEYRIEVFKQNPKNMAALHEMLDEVVLRAETEANKRAFDGQKSQQGKEKRPSFAIPDFKNGKVVNRARGFVVRIFDAICNCANTNAAAATTRFKLRSNSGGAAGAAGGGASSGNGKRQQSQDEPETLALTKKKPSAEGKKKKGVSMADDVQAGVRLMD; translated from the exons ATGCACGCTAGATTTGCCGACCCCGATCCCGCGTCCCCGGACAGCGGTGACCGCATTGAAACGGAGACCCTGGAGTATCGCATCGAGGTGTTCAAACAGAATCCCAAGAACATGGCCGCACTGCACGAGATGCTCGATGAGGTGGTGCTGCGCGCTGAAACGGAGGCCAACAAGCGGGCTTTCGATGGCCAGAAATCGCAACAG GGCAAGGAGAAGCGTCCGA GTTTCGCCATACCAGATTTTAAGAACGGCAAGGTGGTGAATCGTGCTCGAGGATTTGTGGTGCGCATCTTCGATGCCATCTGCAATTGCGCCAACACCAATGCGGCCGCAGCCACGACGCGCTTCAAGCTGAGAAGCAACAGCGgtggagcagcaggagcagcgggAGGAGGAGCTTCGTCTGGTAATGGTAAGCGCCAGCAATCCCAGGACGAACCGGAGACCCTGGCCCTAACCAAGAAGAAGCCTTCGGCCGAGGGCAAAAAGAAGAAGGGCGTCAGCATGGCCGATGATGTCCAGGCGGGCGTACGACTAATGGATTAG
- the LOC108151213 gene encoding uncharacterized protein LOC108151213 isoform X2, with translation MHARFADPDPASPDSGDRIETETLEYRIEVFKQNPKNMAALHEMLDEVVLRAETEANKRAFDGQKSQQGKEKRPNFKNGKVVNRARGFVVRIFDAICNCANTNAAAATTRFKLRSNSGGAAGAAGGGASSGNGKRQQSQDEPETLALTKKKPSAEGKKKKGVSMADDVQAGVRLMD, from the exons ATGCACGCTAGATTTGCCGACCCCGATCCCGCGTCCCCGGACAGCGGTGACCGCATTGAAACGGAGACCCTGGAGTATCGCATCGAGGTGTTCAAACAGAATCCCAAGAACATGGCCGCACTGCACGAGATGCTCGATGAGGTGGTGCTGCGCGCTGAAACGGAGGCCAACAAGCGGGCTTTCGATGGCCAGAAATCGCAACAG GGCAAGGAGAAGCGTCCGA ATTTTAAGAACGGCAAGGTGGTGAATCGTGCTCGAGGATTTGTGGTGCGCATCTTCGATGCCATCTGCAATTGCGCCAACACCAATGCGGCCGCAGCCACGACGCGCTTCAAGCTGAGAAGCAACAGCGgtggagcagcaggagcagcgggAGGAGGAGCTTCGTCTGGTAATGGTAAGCGCCAGCAATCCCAGGACGAACCGGAGACCCTGGCCCTAACCAAGAAGAAGCCTTCGGCCGAGGGCAAAAAGAAGAAGGGCGTCAGCATGGCCGATGATGTCCAGGCGGGCGTACGACTAATGGATTAG
- the LOC108151214 gene encoding general odorant-binding protein lush, whose product MKHWKHSSSLVLATVLQMELLLGLLPHQGLAVTMEQMMQSMDMLRGACQPKFKVTTETLDRIRAADFSMEHTKDLMCYTRCIAQMAGTVTKKGEFSAAKAYAQLPIILPPEMLEAGMASVDACRDAQKPYKDSCEKIFYTTKCMSEVDPSKFTFP is encoded by the exons atGAAGCACTGGAAACACAGCTCGTCTCTGGTTTTGGCCACCGTCCTGCAAATGGAGCTGCTGCTAGGACTGCTGCCGCACCAAGGACTGGCCGTGACCATGGAACAGATGATGCAGTCGATGGACATGCTGCGCGGCGCCTGTCAGCCCAAGTTTAAGGTGACCACCGAAACATTGGATCGAATCCGCGCAGCGGACTTCAGTATGGAGCACACGAAGGACTTGATG TGCTATACCAGGTGCATTGCCCAGATGGCGGGCACGGTGACCAAGAAGGGAGAGTTCAGCGCCGCCAAAGCGTATGCCCAGCTGCCAATCATCTTGCCGCCGGAAATGCTGGAGGCTGGCATGGCGTCCGTAGACGCATGCAGGGATGCGC AGAAACCGTACAAGGATTCGTGTGAAAAGATCTTCTATACAACCAAATGCATGTCAGAGGTGGATCCCAGCAAGTTTACGTTCCCATAA
- the LOC108151211 gene encoding venom protease, translated as MMPPQWMFLAILGFGFGCQQILAKTYSSDYLDLLDLNDNDEFQWGASENQLQGNHSAFNFLSRHRLQKRQAPDGDSEGGSQLLENKDYGPCSTPLGESGRCRHIIYCRMPELKDDVWRLVSQLCIIEKSSIGICCTEQASNSHQSPQVVSNPDQEEPRIVNRPEQRGCGITTRQFPRLSGGRPAEPDEWPWMAALLIEGQPFVWCGGVLITDRHVLTAAHCIHRKKKEEIFVRLGEYNTHQLNETRARDFRIATMVIHIDYDPLTYENDIALIRIDRATLFNTYIWPICMPPVSENWAGRSAIVTGWGTQKLGGPHSNILMEVNLPVWKQSDCRAAMTQRISDTVLCAGLPEGGQDSCQGDSGGPLLVQLPNQRWVTIGIVSWGNGCGEPRHPGVYTRVDRYLDWILSNADV; from the exons ATGATGCCACCGCAGTGGATGTTCTTGGCTATTCTGGGATTCGGCTTCGGCTGCCAGCAGATCCTGGCCAAGACTTACTCCAGCGACTACCTAG ATCTTCTCGACCTGAACGACAACGATGAATTCCAATGGGGCGCGTCCGAGAATCAGCTACAAGGCAATCACAGTGCGTTTAACTTTCTGTCACGACATCGTCTCCAGAAGCGTCAGGCACCGGATGGGGACAGTGAAGGTGGCTCCCAGTTGCTG GAGAACAAGGATTACGGCCCCTGCAGTACACCGCTGGGCGAGTCGGGACGCTGCCGCCACATCATCTACTGTCGCATGCCGGAGCTCAAGGACGACGTGTGGCGTCTGGTCTCTCAGTTGTGCATCATTGAAAAAAG TTCCATTGGCATTTGTTGCACTGAGCAGGCGAGCAACTCCCACCAAAGCCCGCAGGTTGTATCTAATCCCGACCAGGAGGAGCCCCGCATTGTGAATCGACCGGAGCAGCGGGGCTGTGGCATCACCACAAGGCAGTTTCCAAGACTTTCGGGTGGACGGCCAGCCGAGCCAGACGAGTGGCCCTGGATGGCGGCCCTGCTCATCGAGGGCCAGCCCTTCGTGTGGTGCGGCGGAGTACTAATAACAGATCGCCACGTCCTTACCGCCGCCCATTGCATCCACAGAAAGAAAAAGGAGGAGATATTCGTGAGACTCGGGGAGTACAACACTCACCAGCTGAATGAGACGCGTGCCAGGGATTTCCGTATTGCCACTATGGTTATCCACATCGATTACGATCCGCTGACCTACGAGAATGACATTGCCCTCATCAGGATCGACCGGGCCACGCTGTTCAACACGTACATCTGGCCAATTTGCATGCCGCCGGTTAGCGAGAACTGGGCTGGACGCAGTGCCATTGTCACGGGCTGGGGCACTCAAAAACTGGGTGGGCCGCACTCCAACATCCTCATGGAG GTCAATCTGCCCGTATGGAAGCAGTCGGACTGCAGGGCTGCCATGACACAACGTATTTCGGATACAGTACTTTGTGCCGGCCTGCCGGAGGGTGGTCAGGACTCCTGTCAGGGCGATAGCGGCGGACCGCTGCTGGTGCAGCTGCCCAACCAGCGCTGGGTCACCATCGGCATCGTGTCGTGGGGCAACGGCTGTGGCGAGCCTCGTCATCCCGGTGTCTACACGCGCGTCGATCGGTACCTCGACTGGATCCTGTCCAATGCGGATGTATAG